A genomic region of Maridesulfovibrio bastinii DSM 16055 contains the following coding sequences:
- a CDS encoding integrase domain-containing protein, protein MKSISLVLGTNRATLSGPKSKQYRIRQNAKAFAKRLRHAGFGVRKWSKISNKHFAAVARQMKDEGTGDGRIAEIFSAARHLCEAYGNTGISPSNDVFDVRRGTIANANSKAVAPEFVLGAIVKLETESSYEHGPRCAAQIRLQYELGLRREEAAKVDLVADWNRESRSLLVRYGTKGGRPRTLHNLSDRQQEALERALPYVSQSDRPGIHNLMPSGMGDKWQEKLSYAARVCGFTKRESGWTLHSNRHERFHRMYVEHTGFQPPNQHEAVEAFQLAAQAAAGDDWPRLDGEARDEIEVTAGHSAGRRDVSDAYLGSSS, encoded by the coding sequence ATGAAATCCATCAGTCTGGTACTGGGCACGAACAGGGCAACCCTGTCCGGCCCCAAATCGAAACAATACAGGATTCGCCAGAATGCCAAGGCCTTTGCAAAACGGCTTCGCCATGCGGGATTTGGTGTTCGCAAGTGGTCCAAGATTTCCAACAAGCACTTTGCGGCGGTTGCGCGGCAAATGAAAGACGAAGGAACGGGTGACGGGCGAATCGCCGAAATCTTTTCGGCAGCCCGTCACCTGTGCGAAGCATATGGCAACACCGGCATCAGCCCGAGCAACGACGTCTTCGATGTCAGGCGCGGGACCATTGCCAACGCCAACAGCAAGGCGGTTGCCCCTGAATTCGTCTTGGGGGCAATCGTCAAACTGGAAACCGAATCGTCATACGAGCACGGTCCCCGTTGTGCTGCTCAGATTCGCCTGCAATATGAACTGGGGCTCCGACGCGAAGAAGCGGCCAAAGTCGATCTGGTAGCCGACTGGAACAGGGAAAGCCGCAGCCTGCTCGTCCGGTACGGAACGAAAGGAGGACGGCCCAGGACGCTGCACAATTTGTCCGACAGGCAGCAGGAAGCTCTGGAACGGGCGTTGCCTTACGTCAGCCAATCTGACAGGCCGGGGATTCATAACCTCATGCCGAGCGGGATGGGTGATAAATGGCAGGAAAAACTGTCCTACGCGGCCAGGGTTTGCGGGTTCACCAAGCGGGAAAGCGGGTGGACGCTGCACAGCAACCGCCATGAGCGGTTCCATCGCATGTATGTAGAACATACCGGCTTTCAGCCGCCCAATCAGCATGAAGCCGTGGAAGCCTTTCAACTGGCTGCACAGGCTGCGGCTGGGGATGACTGGCCCCGACTCGACGGTGAAGCCCGTGATGAAATCGAAGTGACGGCGGGACACTCCGCAGGAAGGCGGGACGTCTCAGATGCCTATCTCGGTTCCAGTAGTTAA